A section of the Primulina eburnea isolate SZY01 chromosome 1, ASM2296580v1, whole genome shotgun sequence genome encodes:
- the LOC140810754 gene encoding glucan endo-1,3-beta-glucosidase 13-like — protein sequence MNFPFFISALLLLLHAAYSSATTVGVTYNTMTPDVPPPEHVVPVLQSLKISAVRLLNPSPAAVRSFAYTNISLLLSVPNYLIPSFAANRSAADLWLYSHVLPYHPRTRISLISVGSDAITDVATTYSTQDPSTILLSAMQNLHLSLRDLGVHTVRVSTTFSFVEIMTTSFPPSAAEFQEPISSLILRPLLQFLDETNSSLLINLYPYNVYRINAEIPIGFALFQENPFNFRDDVVTGVRYRNLFDMMVDAVVAAMAVAWQENIPVIVTETGWPSETEPQAAGNYAEMYLKGLMKHLRSGLGTPLRKEGVTEAYVYQLFDESNSKYNGSSANGTYDYASTRERAGQHWGIMHPNLTMKFKVDFSASTWILGNDKRWVKVVVRLCASLLSVSLLL from the coding sequence ATGAACTTCCCTTTCTTCATCTCCGCTCTCTTGCTCCTCCTCCACGCCGCCTACTCCTCCGCCACAACTGTCGGAGTGACCTACAACACCATGACCCCGGACGTTCCACCTCCGGAACACGTAGTCCCCGTCCTCCAGTCCCTTAAGATCTCCGCCGTTCGACTCTTGAACCCTAGCCCAGCCGCAGTCCGCTCCTTCGCCTACACGAACATCAGCCTCCTGCTCTCCGTCCCTAATTACCTGATTCCTTCTTTCGCCGCCAATCGCTCCGCCGCAGACCTCTGGCTGTACTCGCATGTCCTCCCCTACCATCCTCGTACCCGAATTTCTCTCATATCCGTCGGTTCTGACGCAATCACCGATGTTGCTACTACGTATTCCACGCAGGACCCTTCGACTATCCTCCTTTCCGCCATGCAGAACCTCCATCTCTCTCTGCGGGACCTTGGGGTTCACACCGTACGTGTTTCCACCACCTTCTCGTTCGTCGAAATAATGACGACTTCGTTCCCTCCTTCCGCCGCCGAATTTCAGGAACCTATCAGTTCTTTGATCCTCAGGCCGCTGCTTCAGTTCTTGGACGAAACCAACTCTTCCTTGTTGATCAATCTTTACCCTTACAATGTCTACAGAATCAACGCTGAAATACCAATTGGATTCGCTCTGTTTCAAGAAAACCCCTTCAATTTCCGAGATGACGTTGTCACGGGAGTCCGTTACAGAAATCTATTCGACATGATGGTGGACGCGGTTGTCGCAGCAATGGCAGTTGCCTGGCAGGAGAATATTCCGGTGATCGTGACCGAGACCGGGTGGCCGAGTGAAACCGAGCCTCAGGCTGCAGGAAACTATGCAGAGATGTACTTGAAGGGGTTGATGAAGCACTTGAGGTCCGGGTTAGGGACGCCTTTGAGAAAAGAAGGGGTGACTGAGGCATACGTCTACCAGTTGTTCGACGAAAGCAATTCAAAATACAATGGTAGCAGCGCGAATGGTACATACGATTATGCTTCCACGAGAGAAAGAGCAGGGCAACACTGGGGCATTATGCATCCAAATTTGACTATGAAGTTCAAGGTTGATTTCTCAGCTTCAACATGGATTCTTGGGAATGATAAAAGATGGGTGAAGGTGGTTGTTAGACTATGTGCATCTCTGTTAAGTGTTTCTCTTCTACTTTAA
- the LOC140803075 gene encoding uncharacterized protein has product MKITQAFTFVAYPQANGQTEVTNRTIVQSLRARLFGVVLPAEIGQTSARIKTYPEDNDNARASELDLIEERRERAAIRMEAYRRPVMKAYNQRVRHREFQIGDMVLKRANPAGDVGKLDARWEGPYKVVRRVSSGTYYLEDGQGRPLKRPWNALHLKK; this is encoded by the exons ATGAAGATTACTCAGGCTTTTACCTTCGTTGCCTACCCACAGGCTAATGGACAGACCGAGGTAACCAACCGCACTATTGTCCAATCTCTCAGAGCCCGATTATTTGGAGTTG TGCTCCCGGCTGAAATCGGGCAAACTTCAGCTCGGATAAAAACATATCCGGAAGACAATGATAACGCCCGTGCCAGTGAACTTGATCTCATCGAAGAAAGGAGAGAGAGAGCGGCAATCAGAATGGAGGCTTATCGGCGTCCGGTGATGAAAGCTTATAACCAGAGGGTCCGACACCGAGAATTCCAGATCGGAGATATGGTCCTCAAAAGAGCGAACCCGGCTGGAGATGTTGGCAAACTTGATGCCCGATGGGAAGGACCCTACAAAGTGGTGCGCAGAGTCAGCTCGGGCACCTATTATCTTGAAGATGGGCAAGGCCGTCCTCTTAAAAGACCTTGGAATGCTCTCCATCTTAAGAAATAA
- the LOC140803065 gene encoding uncharacterized protein: protein MTQPEISGRLVKWTVELGEYDIEYQPRRAIKAQALSDFVTEMVVPDTVGVWRIFADGASCKNGSGVGVWLISPTEEKIRLAVRLDFRASNNEAEYEAVIVGIKAARNVGANQVIIYTDSQLVAQQVKGVYEVREEKFVKYLAIIKELSTHFVSWSIEQIPREENTEADALAKMAASLSDYQEPGISYHTNLVSSVDTGTPRAREDNWTTPILDYISQSYLPEDIKEASQIKRRAARFVVIDDRLYRRSFQGPLLKCIAGDESIYVLREIHEGCCGDHIGATSLARKALLAGFWWPTMHQDAAWVVRSCEGCQRHSNVNHHPIAFMKPIWASCPFDQWGLDIVGYFPVARAQKKFLLIGID, encoded by the coding sequence ATGACTCAGCCAGAGATCTCGGGAAGGTTGGTAAAGTGGACTGTGGAGTTGGGAGAGTATGACATCGAGTACCAGCCTCGGCGGGCCATTAAGGCCCAGGCCTTGTCAGATTTTGTCACCGAGATGGTTGTCCCCGATACCGTGGGGGTTTGGAGGATATTTGCAGACGGGGCTTCCTGCAAAAACGGCAGTGGTGTGGGAGTATGGCTGATATCACCCACCGAGGAAAAAATACGGCTGGCAGTTAGGTTGGACTTCCGGGCTTCTAACAATGAAGCCGAATATGAGGCTGTTATCGTCGGAATAAAAGCAGCCCGTAATGTTGGAGCTAACCAGGTCATTATTTACACGGATTCACAGCTGGTAGCCCAACAGGTAAAGGGAGTGTACGAGGTTCGGGAGGAGAAGTTTGTTAAATATCTAGCTATCATCAAGGAGTTATCCACACATTTCGTAAGTTGGAGCATAGAACAAATTCCCCGAGAGGAAAATACTGAAGCAGATGCCCTGGCGAAGATGGCAGCTTCGCTTTCCGATTACCAGGAGCCGGGCATATCTTATCACACTAACCTGGTATCTTCGGTGGATACCGGGACTCCTCGCGCCCGGGAAGATAACTGGACCACCCCCATCCTCGACTACATCTCCCAATCCTATCTGCCCGAGGATATCAAGGAGGCCAGTCAAATCAAGAGGAGGGCAGCACGGTTTGTTGTGATTGATGACCGTCTTTACCGGCGATCTTTCCAGGGCCCCCTTCTCAAGTGCATCGCCGGTGATGAATCCATTTATGTTCTAAGGGAGATCCACGAGGGCTGCTGCGGAGATCATATTGGAGCAACTTCCCTGGCTAGGAAGGCTTTGCTTGCCGGGTTCTGGTGGCCTACCATGCATCAAGATGCTGCCTGGGTAGTCCGCTCTTGCGAGGGATGCCAAAGGCATAGCAACGTTAACCACCACCCGATTGCCTTTATGAAGCCTATCTGGGCATCTTGTCCTTTTGACCAGTGGGGCCTGGATATTGTGGGATATTTTCCTGTGGCCCGAGCTCAGAAAAAATTCCTGCTGATAGGGATTGACTAA
- the LOC140810746 gene encoding adenylate isopentenyltransferase 5, chloroplastic-like → MAVMRISLSACNQVQPLVNFPGSLINMDQLILTRQRRKDKVVVVIGATGTGKSRLSIDLANRYDAEVINSDKMQIYKGLDIVTNKVTDEERRGVPHHLLGIAPPDEDFTAGDFVYHASLAADRITKRGRLPIIVGGSNSYVKALVNDDIEFRNKYEFCFLWVDVLMPILHSFVSKRVDRMVDARLVDEVKEFFDPLGDYTRGIRRAIGVPEMHEYFRNEPFHDDESRVKILEEAIKQIKSNTCILSCRQLQNILRLQGLLERRMHRLDATEAFLKHGDEANEAWERSVAKQSIKIVDRFLSRTNTTQISSTISPTHMPIMAPPVPSIFLGSTTATAVVTATR, encoded by the coding sequence ATGGCAGTAATGAGGATATCATTGTCTGCCTGCAATCAAGTACAACCACTGGTTAACTTTCCGGGTAGTTTGATCAATATGGATCAACTGATACTTACCCGCCAACGCCGGAAGGACAAGGTGGTGGTGGTGATTGGTGCCACCGGCACCGGTAAGTCTCGGCTTTCGATCGACTTGGCTAATCGTTACGACGCCGAAGTTATCAACTCTGATAAAATGCAGATTTACAAAGGTTTAGACATAGTAACCAATAAGGTTACGGATGAGGAACGTCGTGGAGTGCCCCATCATCTGCTCGGAATCGCCCCTCCCGACGAGGATTTCACGGCAGGCGATTTCGTGTACCATGCATCACTTGCTGCCGACAGAATAACGAAGAGGGGCCGGTTGCCGATCATCGTCGGAGGGTCGAATTCTTATGTGAAGGCACTCGTGAACGATGACATCGAGTTCCGGAACAAGTACGAGTTTTGCTTTCTTTGGGTGGACGTTTTGATGCCAATCCTACATTCTTTCGTCTCGAAAAGAGTCGATCGAATGGTGGATGCTCGACTGGTGGATGAGGTCAAGGAGTTTTTCGACCCCTTGGGAGATTATACTCGTGGAATCCGGCGTGCTATCGGGGTACCGGAGATGCATGAGTATTTCAGAAATGAACCATTTCATGATGATGAAAGTAGGGTTAAGATTCTTGAGGAGGCTATCAAGCAAATCAAATCCAACACTTGCATTTTGTCTTGTAGACAACTTCAAAACATTTTGAGATTGCAGGGATTATTGGAGCGGCGGATGCATCGCCTCGATGCCACTGAGGCTTTCCTCAAACATGGCGACGAGGCCAATGAAGCTTGGGAACGATCGGTGGCAAAGCAGAGTATCAAGATCGTGGACCGTTTTCTCTCGAGAACTAATACCACACAAATCTCCTCAACCATATCGCCAACCCACATGCCAATTATGGCACCGCCAGTCCCATCAATCTTTCTTGGATCCACCACTGCCACTGCCGTCGTGACCGCCACCCGCTAG
- the LOC140803084 gene encoding lachrymatory-factor synthase-like, with product MDMNISLYNSCMQRNELGKKRWRGSVGGIVDAPINEVWNIVSKSSRLHEWMSMIENCTDIAGEEGVPGYIRLVSGFMFPQKDGDRSWIKERLVFMDSLSHSYVYTMEASNVGLDGSTNSLKLVDYGNDTTLIDWKFEINPVEGVCEDYIVDFMGYFYKSCIDKIHGAIEA from the exons ATGGATATG AACATTTCATTGTATAATTCATGCATGCAGAGAAATGAGTTGGGAAAAAAGAGGTGGCGGGGATCGGTAGGAGGCATCGTGGATGCCCCGATAAATGAAGTATGGAACATAGTGTCAAAAAGCAGCAGACTGCACGAATGGATGTCAATGATCGAGAACTGCACCGATATAGCCGGAGAGGAAGGCGTCCCCGGCTACATCCGATTAGTGTCTGGTTTCATGTTTCCCCAAAAAGATGGTGACAGGTCTTGGATCAAAGAAAGGTTAGTATTCATGGATTCTTTATCTCACAGCTATGTTTACACTATGGAAGCAAGTAATGTAGGCCTAGATGGATCGACGAACTCGTTGAAGCTCGTGGATTATGGCAACGACACGACTCTGATCGACTGGAAGTTCGAGATAAATCCGGTGGAAGGTGTGTGCGAGGATTACATTGTCGATTTCATGGGGTATTTTTATAAGTCATGTATTGATAAAATACATGGTGCTATTGAAGCTTAA
- the LOC140824691 gene encoding phosphoinositide phospholipase C 2-like gives MSKQTYKVCFCFRRRFRLAASEAPEDIKAIFNEYSEKGVMGLDELRRFLVEVQREESATVEDAQAVMDSLSELKHLHILHRRGLDLEAFFRYLFGDMNSPLNPKLGVHHDMDAPLSHYFIYTGHNSYLTGNQLSSDCSDVPIINALRNGVRVIELDIWPSATKDTINVLHGRTLTTPVELVKCLRSIKEYAFIASEYPVVITLEDHLTPDLQAKVAEMITQTFGDMVFSPGPECLKEFPSPESLKKRVIISTKPPKEYLQAKGVDVKDTGLNTAEESAKEGPWGKEVKSFKVDIDDDKDDDLDEFDEEYEEDPKSQQNAAPEYKHLIAIHAGKGKGGMQDWLRVDPDKVRRLSLSENELRKAILTYGKDIVRFTGRNLLRVYPKGIRFDSSNYNPLIGWMHGAQMVAFNMQGYGRSLWLMHGMFKANGGCGYVKKPDFLLKAGPDGKVFDPNDVLPVKVTLRVTVFMGEGWYYDFKKTHFDAYSPPDFYARLGIAGVPGDAVMKKTKTLEDNWIPNWDEVFEFPLRAPELALLRIEVHEYDMSEKDDFAGQTCLPVSELRKGIRAVPLHSEKGDKYNSVKLLMRFDFV, from the exons ATGTCGAAACAGACTTACAAAGTGTGTTTCTGCTTCCGGCGGCGTTTCCGGCTGGCGGCGTCTGAGGCGCCGGAGGACATCAAGGCTATATTCAATGAGTACTCGGAGAAGGGCGTGATGGGTTTGGATGAGCTGCGGCGGTTTCTGGTGGAGGTGCAGAGGGAGGAGAGTGCCACGGTGGAGGATGCGCAGGCTGTAATGGATAGCCTCAGTGAGCTGAAGCATCTCCATATACTTCATCGACGGGGGCTGGATCTTGAGGCATTTTTTAGATATTTGTTTGGGGATATGAATTCTCCTCTTAATCCGAAACTCGGG GTTCACCATGATATGGATGCTCCACTCTCTCATTACTTCATATACACTGGCCACAATTCTTATCTAACCGGGAATCAACTCAGTAGTGACTGTAGTGATGTCCCTATAATAAATGCATTGCGTAATGGTGTACGAGTTATTGAGTTGGATATATGGCCGAGTGCCACTAAAGACACTATTAATGTTCTGCATGGGAG GACGCTGACCACTCCTGTTGAACTCGTCAAATGTTTGAGATCGATTAAGGAATATGCTTTTATTGCGTCGGAATATCCTGTTGTAATAACTCTGGAAGATCATCTTACTCCTGATCTTCAAGCTAAAGTTGCTGAG ATGATAACTCAAACATTTGGAGATATGGTGTTTTCTCCTGGCCCTGAATGCTTGAAAGAGTTTCCTTCCCCAGAATCTCTAAAGAAAAGGGTGATTATATCTACCAAGCCACCCAAGGAATACTTACAGGCGAAGGGTGTTGACGTAAAAGACACCGGATTAAATACGGCGGAAGAATCTGCCAAGGAGGGACCTTGGGGGAAAGAAGTCAAAAGTTTCAAAGTCGATATTGATGATGACAAG GATGATGATTTAGACGAGTTCGATGAAGAATATGAAGAGGATCCTAAATCACAGCAGAATGCAGCACCGGAATATAAGCACCTGATTGCTATTCATGCGGGAAAAGGAAAAGGCGGAATGCAGGATTGGCTGAGGGTGGATCCAGATAAAGTAAGGCGTCTTAGCCTGAGTGAGAATGAGCTGCGAAAGGCCATTTTAACTTATGGAAAAGATATTGTGAG ATTTACAGGAAGGAACTTGCTGAGAGTATACCCAAAGGGAATACGATTTGACTCATCAAATTACAATCCACTAATTGGATGGATGCATGGGGCTCAAATGGTTGCATTTAACATGCAG GGTTATGGAAGATCGCTTTGGTTAATGCATGGCATGTTCAAGGCTAATGGTGGTTGCGGATATGTTAAAAAACCGGACTTTTTATTAAAGGCTGGTCCAGATGGCAAAGTCTTCGACCCTAATGATGTGTTGCCTGTCAAAGTTACTTTGAGA GTGACTGTTTTTATGGGCGAAGGATGGTATTATGATTTCAAGAAAACACACTTTGATGCATACTCTCCTCCTGATTTCTATGCAAGg TTGGGAATTGCTGGGGTGCCTGGTGACGCCGTGATGAAGAAAACAAAGACTCTTGAAGATAATTGGATACCTAATTGGGATGAGGTGTTTGAGTTTCCATTAAGAGCTCCTGAATTGGCACTGCTTCGGATTGAAGTTCACGAGTATGATATGTCGGAGAAGGATGATTTTGCTGGCCAAACATGTCTACCAGTATCAGAGTTGAGAAAAGGTATCCGTGCAGTTCCACTGCATTCAGAAAAGGGAGATAAGTATAATTCTGTTAAGCTTCTTATGCGATTTGATTTTGTTTGA